The DNA window cttgGAGACAGAGAGACGTTTAAAACTGAAGATAAGGATGATTTCTATAAAGAAGttattttaaaactgaagaaagataaggaagacttctataaacaagttatcgatgcttttgatcagaaggagctgcgcatggactttatttataagtaaaggtaagaccataataacgtttttttttttttaattaaatgtgcttttcatgatggtatccttacatcacactcaaatttataagcgcaggcctaaatttaccgcatgcctttggtaaacgccggaatgagaagaggttttaaattaattagcgccctggcagaAATTCAAGGAAATTCCGATATTCTTTTCATGGCATGGCGTGAAACCTGCTAAAACACCCGACCAGGTCATGCCACCACTGGTCACAGGGGGGAGACATACAACGGAACCCCAGCAGCTGAAATCTCCCTCAAATATGCCTCAAAAATGAAATATGGAACATCAACTTGTCATCAAGAGTTGACTCAGCAAGTTGAGGATTAACATCATTAAGCAGTTTCACATTTATTTTGTATCATTCGAGAGGCATGTAAGTCGACAGCAGGGACAGTCAACAAaactgttttgggggccacatttcctgAAAGCTAAGGACCCGGGACCTGGACTTCTTCCTTCACTATTCAGTCTTACAAAAGccaaaaagcagtgaagttgtcactttgTGTTAAAGgtcaataaaaagagaatacaattatttacaaatccttttcaacttatattcaattgatcatcggcgatcactcgaacgagtaggggtgtatccctttatggttgatacctgtgcgtgactttgttttacgtggggagactggtgcacagagaGTCACCACACCACCTTAACAGAATCGGGTCAGTGTcctgtggcatggagtccaagacgactggggactcTTTTccgctgcagccttcttccgccgttgcaaccgttgtggtagttcttaaatctacgtcttccgcctgcttcgccgttgaggtcttcgccatatccctggctagggggcagtcaggtagtaGGCTTTTGCCAAAGGCCACCTGGGGTGACCGTAGtagaggggttaacctcctagtgccccaagaccccatagaggagcctcgaCTTTAGCCTCATGGCCAGGAcacgcagtctattcaattgaaacctgaatagacttcaaagacctgaatagacttcaaagacaagatatattaatgttggaactggaaaacttttgttatttttaccaAATGTTAGCTAATttgcaatttgatgcctgcaacatgtttaaaaaaactggcaAAAAAGAGtatgaaagttgaggaatgctcgtcaaacacttatttggaacttcccacaggtgaacaggctaattgggaacaagtgggtgccatgattggctataaaagcagcgtccatgaaatgctcactcattcacaaacaaggacggggcgagggtcaccactttgtcaacaaatgcctgagcaatttgtttaaggacaacatttctcaaccagcttttgcgaggaatttagggatttcaccatctccgctccgtaatatcatcaaaaggttcagagaatctggataaatcgctcatcattgtgtaaaggatatcgccacatcgggcgagggtcaccactttgtcaacaaatgcctgagcaatttgtttaaggacaacatttctcaaccggcttttgcgaggaatttagggatttcaccatctacgctccgtaatatcgtcgaaaggttcagagaatctggagaaatcgctcatcattgtgtaaaggatatcgccacatgggctcaggaacacttcagaaaaccgctgtcagtaactacagttggtcgctacatctgtaagtgcaagttgaaactctacaaAAAGTTaaagccattttatcaacaacacccagaaacccggcttgcttcgctgggccccagctcatctaagatgaactgatgcaaagtagaaaagtgttctgtggtctgacgagtccacatttcaaattgttttttggaaaatttggacATCGCGTCGCCCATAACAAAGATGAAAATAACTATTCGGACTTTTATAGGCgcagtttaaaagccagcatctgtgatggtatgggggagtattagtgcccaaggcatgggtaacttacacatctgtgaaggcaccattaaagctgaaaggtacatacagcttttggagcaacatatgttgccatcgaagcaacgttatcatggacgcccctgcttatttcagcaagacaatgccgagccacgcgttacaacagcgtggcttcgtagtaaaggagtgcgggtactagactggcctgcctgtagtccagacctgtctcccattcaaAATATGAAGCCTCAGTTCCCGAACCTTaactgagtgttattaaaaggaaaggccatgtaacacactggtaaaaatgccttttttgcaatgtgttgctgccattaaattctaagtttatgattatttgccaaaaaatgacaaagtttatcagtgtgaagatgaaatatcttgtctttgcagtctattcaattgaatataagttgaaaaggatttgcaaattattgtattctcttgccctgcaatgaggtggcgacttgtccagggtgtacgccgccttcggcccgattctagctgagataggtaccagcaccccccgcgaccccaaagggaataagcgaatggatggatggatggatgtattctctttttatttaccattgacacaatgtgacaactttactgcttttgtacattttgcatgttatttttCGATTCTTTACTCAccttttccagaaaaaaactgcaaaaaaacaatgtttttgttcCCAGAGGCGTTCTCGAAGCGCAGTGGTTTTTGGTCAGTTCGGTGGCGAGGCCTGCCAGGGCTCGATCGGCGAGCGGGAGCCTTGCGTCGCCGATACAGAATGCCCACAAGCGCCACTTCCTGCGTGCTCGGACACGGAGTTCCAGTGCGAGTCAGGtgcggggttttttttttgtatgtttggttTTTacgttgaataaaaaacaacgtCAAGGTGATGATGAAGTCGCTTCAATGTCTACTCAGGCTCTTGCATCAAGAAGAGGCTGATGTGCAACGGAGACTACGACTGCGAAGACGGTTCCGACGAGGACTGCGATCCCCTCCGGAAACCGTGCGGCTCCTCAGTCCTGGAAAACAACGAGCAAGGCAGGACGGCAGGATACGGGTAAGAAGAGCCCAGGCTAATCAAAGAATGAAGGCTTACTGATTAGTTGGAATTGGTCTTCTAGAGCAGCACCTCAGCGTTTTTTGTCCGTATTCATGTTATGGTTGGAGGGAGTTGTGACAGCACAGTTCTACAAAGGGGCAATAttgttgtatgtatttattatatatatatcaatattataACAAATAATGAACAATAGAATGGAGTGTGACCAAATTCAAGAGTATGTATGGAGTGAGACATGTGAAGCAGTAATCTCTTGAGTGTTACCGGGAGGTGTTGTTCCAAACTGGAAGTCCGAGAGGGCGAGGCAAAAAGGATGTCTGTAAGCAGGCAAGAGATCCAGGGACGAGAGAGATGCGTCAAAGTCCGTGTCCATGCGAGgggggggtcgaggatcgagggggGGCAGTCGGAATCCAGAGGGGAACGACTGGAGAGCCGACGGGTAACACTCGGGAAAGCTCTGTGGGAGGATAACAAGGACATCAGAGTATGGAGGGGAAACGCAGagagaaacagagagagagagagcaagaattCATAATGCACGATGGCTTACGGTACGCCAACCGAAGGTTATATTCCGGCCAGGgatggcaggttgtgcaggcttatgaaggcaggtgtGATCATCAGCTCCAGATGTGCagattgctgatcgcccacagcGTTGCCGGCATGTGGGAGTGACGCGGCCGgcacgagcaggggcgtgtctcaGAGGAGGTGCTGGAAGACCTAGCTGCTGGGAAAAAGCGAGGTCGAGCCCACGCTGTGACAATGCAAGTTCCAATGGTGACATAGATCCATCGACAAAAGTTCTCTTAAGCTTAATAATGTAATTAAGTTCTTTAGAGACAAATAGCCTAAAAGCGGCCCCTCCAGCCTCTTCAATTTGGCCTATGTGACGTCATGAGTTCAACATTAATTTGACATACTTACTCTGAATGCTACATGTTAGTttccatcttgtggacaatgtgagtaaatcaaaTCAATGACGCTTAAAAGTACATTTGAAACaatagcacagcatttacttatacgacacaatgcaaacaaccttcccgagtcatggtgcaaaaaaaaaaaatacaactaacataaaggtcaacatggttctcgcccggaaaatggtggagtgccatctccaggttggggaggagaccctgccccaagtggaggagttcaagtacctcggagtcttgttcacgagtgagggaagagtggatcgcgaggtcgacaggcggatcgatgcagcgtcttcagtaatgcggacgctgtatcgatccgttgtggagaagaaggagctgagccggaaggcaaatctctcaatttaccggtcaatctacgttcccatcctaacatatggtcatgagctctgggttttGACCGAATGGACAAGATCACgcgtacaagcggctgaaatgaatTTCTTCCGCatggtggcgggtctctcccttagagatagggtgagaagttccgtcatccgggaggagcacaaagtaaagcagctgttcctccacatggagaggagccagatacggtggtttgggcatctggtcaggatgccacctgaacaagctacggggaagacccaggacacattgggaagactatgtctcccggctggcctgggaacgcctcgggatcccccaggaggagctatacgaagtggcttggggttggggagaaggaagtctgggcttcccagcttAAGCTGCTACATCTGCGACCCGCCCTCGGATAacaggaagaagatggatgggatggatgggttCATGTTTCTGTGCGGAATGGGATGACCTAGGGCCGAACCAACTGGGTTACACTTACTTCAGAGTTGTTTGGCTTACTCCAGAATCAACATTTTGGGCGCCGACCCCCGGATGAACCCATTTAACAACGACTATTTCAACGGGAAATGTGACCGAGTCCGGAATCCGTACACCGGACAGCAGGACAGGCTTCCTTGGAACGTCGGTGTGCTCTACTATCAGGTCAGCTCGCATGTTACCGTTacgttctttttaaaaaaataaatacaaaattgcTGATGAACCTCCTTGCATCTCTAGACACTTGCAGAGGAAACGGTCTCCAGGGAAATCTACGAGGACACGCACAGCCTTCTGAGAGAAATCCTCTCAGAGATGACGGAGAAAATGGAGGCGGGACTTTCCTTCAAGTTCAGCCCCAGCGAGGAATCCATGTCGTCGAGTGCGCAAGGCGGCGTGGGTTTGGATTATCAGTACAAGAAGGAATCAATGATCAGAGAGGTCTCGGAGTACTCCAACATAAAGGTGACAGGAGAACCCTTCCCAGCAGACACGAGACATTGATAGAAGATttcaagttcaaacactgatgacatctattaaacaagacataaggcaaagaatcaaacagagacagtaTTAAAtatggactcagatctgaggagagacatggccactgtactgtcagtacagtcctgcaccacactCTGCCCCCAGGTCGTACTCATCCTTCTTTAtttgatcccccccccccccccctccttcccacagctgcttcctcaaaGAAGTGGGTCGtgaacagcgttgccttcggttaccgaagagttcaaagagagttccataaaatagttcaaagagagtcccataaaatagttcaaagagagtcccataaaatcaatcaaaaagagttcgtaaaaatacttaagagttcttctggaagttgggcagatcctgccatctgttcttcttggaaggtttcagccttttgtcttcttgtccagaacacaatgtaatacaaagttttttgtgatcatttagaaacaattattctaacaacaaCGTTGATTACATGTCCATGCCCTTTAAagctgactttgaaacaacgttgcaaaatagttgtatttgtaagttAAGACAACCTCGATGTCTACTGTTAGATCTGCATTGTTGGTTGGGaactgaccaaaattcaatggtcaaatgaacctgacattgattaaacgttgttaaaaagcatgtggTTTCAACGTCAGCTTTAGGTTTCTCCACGTAAGGACCTTAGTCAACAAGTTGTCagtgttgtttcaatgtcttgtgcctgctgggttgtgAATTCTTTGATGTCCCCTAACTGGTGTTGTCCCTGGTCTGCTGGTCTAGAACAAGAGCTTCATGCGGGTCCGGGGAAAGATTCAGTTGAACACCTACAGGCTTCGTTCCCGCGAGCTCCAAGTGGCCGACGAGTTCCTGGCGCACATCCGGTCTTTGCCCGTGCAGTACGACAAAGCCATTTACTTTGCCTTCCTAGAGGACTACGGGACCCACTACACCAAAAACGGGAAGTCCGGCGGAGAATACGAGTTGATCTACGTTCTTAACCAGGATGCCATCAAGGCCAAAAGTATACAGAATCCTGATCATTTTACAGTCGAAGTTGAAAAGCTCTgaaatctcctttttttttttttgcaagatcTGACGGAGCGGAAGATTCAGGAATGCGTCAAATTGGGCATCTCGGTGGATTTTGCCTCGGACAATATTAAAGATGGCAAAGCTCACGCCAGCGACGACAAGTGTAAAACTGTATCCACAAATCTCCAAGGTCGAATCCTGCTCTTTTACGACGTGGCACCACGTTACAtccgacatttttttttttttacctgcgccTCACATTCCGTGTGTCCACCCACCCCCAGACGAGATCGCCGGCAAGGCAGTGGTGGACAAGGTGATGACTTCCGTCAAAGGCGGCACCCTGGAGAGCGCGGTGGTCATGAGGGCCAAGCTCAACAAAGACGGCGTGATGGATGTGGACACCTTCCAGAAGTGGGCTCGGACCATCGCCAACGCCCCGGCGCTGCTCCACAGTGAGGTGGGTgataaaataataacaacaaattgttgttgttttcattgtaaaaatactggtattttaaatacaaatatatacgtCCTAGAACCCGCCCTCTGCGGGTTCTAGGACGTAATGACGTAATTACTTACGTACGTAACACATGCACGCGCGTTGTTTGCTATTAATAGCGATTTCGATAGTTAGCGTTAGCTGTTATTGAATGTGtcttctatcataacaacaacagtTAAAAAGTTGTAACATTATCAAATACATGACTAATGTCACGGAAACAAAACATTATTGTAATGTTACgtttaaaaaaaagtcacaagAAAAAATCGTTACTTGAATAAAACCGGAAAACCAAACATTATAATGTTACGCTTAAAATAGTTGCCAGAAAAAGTTGTTACGAGAATAAATTCACAATGTTACGGAGAAGAATCAAAGTGTTTCCGTGATGAAGTCACAATGTTTCGGGTAAAATGTCGTACACTACAAACATCGATTTTTCAATCAAAACGATAAAAAGCAGTgatgttacaaaaataaaatcgCAACGAAGTTGTAAAACTGCAGAAAGCCATTTAAAGTGATGCTAGAATTAAGTGGTGATGTTACGAttaaaatttctctgccagtttctgcatcccacagggattctacttttgtgtttctgcacctgcggttcccacaccaggttgcaacattgtttgttttAGAAGATATTCATAATAATGTGACTCCTTTTAATgcgattttatatttatattttgtaaatattcggattcaggaggaacggtgtggttttcgtcctggtcgtggaactgtggaccagctctatactctgggcagggttcttgagggtgcatgggagtttgcccaaccagtctacatgtgctttgtggacttggagaaggcattggaccgtgtccctcggggaagtcctgtggggagggcTCAGAGATTATGGAGTATCTGACTGTCTTAATGTGGCGGtcctgtcttattgtggcggtctgctccctgtgtgatcagtgtcagagcttagtccgcattgccggcagtaagtctgacacatttccagtgagggttggactccgccaaggctgtcctttgtcaccgattctgttcataacttttatggacagaatttctaggcgcagtcaaggcgttgaggggttccgcttTGGTTCCggttaggtttctgctttttgcaaatgatgtggtcctgatggcttcatctggccgggatcttcagctctcactggatcggttcgcgaccgagtgtgaagcgaccggaatgagaatcagcacatccaagtccgagtccgtggttctcgcccggaaaagggtggagtgccatctctgggttggggaggagatccttccccaagtggaggagttcaagtacctctgagtcttgttcacaagagggggaagagtggatcgtgagatcgacaggaggatcgatgcggcgtcttcagtaatgcggacgttgtatcgatctgttgtagtgaagaaggagctgagccgaaaggcagagctctcaatttaccggtcgatctacgttcccatcctcacctatggtcatgagctttgggtcatgaccgaaaggacaagatcatgggtacaagcggctcaaatgagtttcctccgccgggtggcgggtctctcccttagagatagggtgagaagctctgccatttggGAGGAACTCCGAGTAAAGCCCCTGCTcattcacatggagaggagccagataaggtggttcgggcatctggtcaggatgccacccgaacgcctccctagggaggtgtttagggcacgtccgaccggtaagaggccacggggaagacccaggacacgttgggaagactatgtctcccggctggcctgggaacgcctcaggatcccccgggaagagctggaccaagtggctggggagaggaaagtctgggttggattggatggatggatctttttttAAAAACCAAAGTTTCCTTGTGTGTCTCTGCCAGCCGCAACCCATCTACACCCTGGTCCCTCTGGACATGGTTGACGCCAGCGCCAGGATCGCCAACATGAAGCGGGCCACGGCGGACTACATAGCGGAGTACAGCGTGTGCAAGTGTAGCCCGTGCCACAATGGCGGCACCCTGGCTCTGCTGGACGGGAAGTGTCTGTGTCTCTGCTCGCATCTCTTCGAGGGGCGGGCCTGCCAGAATTTCAAAGGCGACAAAGTCAAGCACTCGGGTAGGAGTCCCACATGACGTGGCGTCGCCACAACGATGACGtcgctgtttgttttttgtgcaGTGGCTACGAGGCCCACGGTCTCCCAAGAGGGAAACTGGTCTTGCTGGTCCAGCTGGTCCAGCTGTAGCGGTGGTAAGCAGACCAGAACGAGGGCCTGCAACACGGTAGGACTCCTCGGCGCCACCTGTAGGGGAGACACCAGCAGCGAACAGTACTGCTAAACAACAACCACGCTTGCTAAATCCAAGTCTGGGAAACAGCGGCCCCCAGTGGTTGAAGACGGTATCGCGGAAATGTCGGCATTTCTTTTTGTTGGTGATAACCATTGCTGCATCTGTTTTGTAGTACAAATAAACTTTATTAATCATAACCACATAAAAAGTTGCTGCAAAAAACGTGTTGGTAAAGTTGTAAAACTACAAGAACACTTTTGAAACATTGACTTTGTCTACAgcaggcaggggtcaccaacctttttgaaagcaagagctacttcttgggtactgattaatgcgaagggctaccagtttgatacacacttaaataaattgccagaaatagccaatttgctcaatttacctttaactctatgttatttttattaattaatgatattggatgcacctggggataggttgattggcaacactaaattggccctagtgtgtgaatgtgagtgtgaatgttgtctgtctatctgtgttggccctgcgatgaggtagcgacttgtccagggtgtaccccgccttccgcccgattgtagctgagataggcgccagcgccccccgcgtccccgaaagggaataagcggtagaaaatggatgggaaaaatggatggatatttatctttgtggaaaccctgatcatcttaatgatttctcacaataaatatatatagaaacagataaatatttttatgaatatatttcggctctttaaaattcaaaattcaaacgaaaaaaagaggagaaaaactagctaatttgaatcttttagaaaaaattcaaaaaataatttatgggacatcattagtaatttttcctgattaagattaattttagaattttgatgacatgtttaaaataggttaaaatccaatgtgcactttgctagaatatataacaaattggaccgagctatatttctaacaaagacaaatcatttttttgaatttgaatcctaataagtttgaagaaatatttcacaaatattctttgtcgaaaaaacagaagttaaaatgaataattaaattaaaattgatttattattctttacaataaagaaaataaacgtacttgaacattgattcaaattgtcaggaaagaaaaggaaggaatttaaaaggtaaaaaggtatatgtgtttaaaaatcctaaaatcctttttaaagttgtatttttttctctaaaattgtctttctgaaagttataagaagcaaagtaaaaaaataaatgaatttatttaaacaagtgaaaaccaagtctttaaaatattttcttggattttcaaattctatttgagttttgtttctcttagaattaaaaatgtggagcaaagccagaccagcttactggtaaagaaataaaatgcaaaaaaatagaggcagctcactggtaagtgctgctatttgagctatttttagaacaggccagcgggcgacttggtgcccgcgggcactgcgttggtgacccctgctctacaggaaTAAAGTGGGAATGGTACgagaaatattgcaatattatctTTCTATGTATGTTCTATTAGTGTGTTCTATTTAATCACACAATAAACTGTGTGTGGTCCAGcggtgtcaaagtggttttcattttaatcagaagggttcaatttctctcctgtgcgagtttgaagccgacacaacaaacacactcagaggagataatgtttgaaaaaaggtgacaggtttttacaaaacttttgctttgaaggggtagttgccaactttctgttgatttttgctgaaggatgtcaatgaatgaaatgtaggtctaaatgagacctacacagaggtttttgtttcctgtCTCCACGATATTCCTACCGgatgttacaagcagttttgtctgtattttcttacTAGGAgatttgtctgtgttttagtCCTCGggggcgcaattttgagttttggggtttggttatttattagatcacaattttcgccagtcctgatgtgtgtgtccagtttggtgagttttgaagcattttaaatgggtcaaattacagcttaaagaggccaaaattacatttttagaacatttatgttttgaaggggtttttgccaacttcttgttgattttttgctgaaggaaatcagtgtatgaaatgtaggtctaagtgagacctacatagacgttttagtttcatgtctccacaacattcctaccggaagttacaagccgttttgtctgtattttcttacTAGGAgatttgtctgtgttttagtCCTCGGgggcacaattttgagttttggggtttggttttttattagatcacaatttttgcctgttctgatgtgtgtgtccagtttggtgagttttgaagcatttttaatgggtcaaattacagcttaaagaggcaaaaattacatttttagaacatttatgttttgaaggggtttttgccaacttcttgttgattttttgctgaaggacatcaatgtatgaaatgtatgtctaagtgagacctacatagaggttttagtttcatgtctccacgacattcctaccggatgttacaagcagttttgtctgtattttcttacTAGGAgatttgtctgtgttttagtCCTCGggggcgcaattttgagttttggggtttgttttttattagatcgcaattttcacctgtcctgatgtgtgtgtccagtttgagttttgaagcattttaaatgggtcaaattacagctcaaagaggcaaaaatgacattttttagaacatttatgttttgaaggggtttttgccaacttctttttGATTTTTTGCTGAGGGAGAtcaatgtatgaaatgtaggtctaagtgagacctacatagaggttttagtttcatgtctccacgacattcctaccggaagttaccagccgttttgtctgtattttcttacTAGGAgatttgtctgtgttttagtCCTCGGgggcacaattttgagttttggggtttggttttttta is part of the Nerophis ophidion isolate RoL-2023_Sa linkage group LG08, RoL_Noph_v1.0, whole genome shotgun sequence genome and encodes:
- the c9 gene encoding complement component C9, encoding MRIVSAVLLCLGLMLVLPGPGRGEELPDPPAVDCQWSRWSEWGVCDPCTLTRRRSRSAVVFGQFGGEACQGSIGEREPCVADTECPQAPLPACSDTEFQCESGSCIKKRLMCNGDYDCEDGSDEDCDPLRKPCGSSVLENNEQGRTAGYGINILGADPRMNPFNNDYFNGKCDRVRNPYTGQQDRLPWNVGVLYYQTLAEETVSREIYEDTHSLLREILSEMTEKMEAGLSFKFSPSEESMSSSAQGGVGLDYQYKKESMIREVSEYSNIKNKSFMRVRGKIQLNTYRLRSRELQVADEFLAHIRSLPVQYDKAIYFAFLEDYGTHYTKNGKSGGEYELIYVLNQDAIKAKNLTERKIQECVKLGISVDFASDNIKDGKAHASDDKCKTVSTNLQDEIAGKAVVDKVMTSVKGGTLESAVVMRAKLNKDGVMDVDTFQKWARTIANAPALLHSEPQPIYTLVPLDMVDASARIANMKRATADYIAEYSVCKCSPCHNGGTLALLDGKCLCLCSHLFEGRACQNFKGDKVKHSVATRPTVSQEGNWSCWSSWSSCSGGKQTRTRACNTVGLLGATCRGDTSSEQYC